Proteins encoded together in one Procambarus clarkii isolate CNS0578487 chromosome 67, FALCON_Pclarkii_2.0, whole genome shotgun sequence window:
- the RabX5 gene encoding ras-related protein Rab-34 isoform X2, producing the protein MQLSRSAVYTMLQTHAEKDRIISSLPPPFIRLASPHTSDDFNEAVKNAANSNRTLQAGLKISKMIVLGDMATGKTCLVNRLCHQVFDANYKATIGVDFEVERFDVLGIPFNLQIWDTAGQERFKCIAASYYRGANTVMVVFDVTNIVTLAHTAQWLEEARQANLNSDPLVFLVGTKRDLMSEGAYNQIEAQARRVAQGLGAEYWAVSSKTGDNVEALFLRVAALTFNRAVLQEVQGGDGHKHAGTVKIGEKLDNMYEARKKSKCGACGK; encoded by the exons ATGCAACTGAGTCGGTCTGCTGTATACACCATGTTGCAGACGCATGCAGAGAAAGACCGCAtcatctcctccctcccaccacccttCATCCGACTG gcGTCTCCTCACACAAGCGACGACTTTAACGAGGCTGTTAAAAATGCAGCAAACAGCAACCGTACACTACAGGCTGgactcaaaatatccaaaatgatTGTACTCGGAGACATGGCAACAGGAAAAACTTGCTTGGTAAATAG ATTGTGTCATCAGGTTTTTGATGCCAATTACAAAGCAACAATTGGAGTCGACTTTGAAGTTGAACGATTTGATGTTCTTGGTATTCCCTTTAATCTACAAAT TTGGGACACAGCTGGCCAGGAACGGTTTAAATGTATAGCAGCGTCGTATTATCGTGGTGCTAACA CTGTGATGGTTGTGTTTGATGTGACAAACATTGTTACTCTGGCTCACACAGCCCAGTGGTTGGAGGAAGCACGCCAAGCTAACCTCAACTCGGATCCTCTAGTTTTCCTCGTGGGAACTAAACGTGATTTGATG AGCGAAGGAGCATACAACCAGATTGAGGCTCAAGCACGACGTGTTGCACAAGGCCTTGGAGCCGAGTACTGGGCTGTGTCGTCCAAAACTGGAGATAACGTGGAAGCTCTCTTTTTGCGTGTGGCAGCACTCACCTTCAATCGTGCCGTGCTTCAGGAAGTCCAGGGAGGTGACGGCCACAAGCACGCAGGAACTGTCA AAATAGGTGAGAAATTGGACAACATGTATGAAGCACGGAAGAAGTCCAAGTGTGGTGCCTGTGGAAAATAA
- the RabX5 gene encoding ras-related protein Rab-34 isoform X1 → MVGVGLMQLSRSAVYTMLQTHAEKDRIISSLPPPFIRLASPHTSDDFNEAVKNAANSNRTLQAGLKISKMIVLGDMATGKTCLVNRLCHQVFDANYKATIGVDFEVERFDVLGIPFNLQIWDTAGQERFKCIAASYYRGANTVMVVFDVTNIVTLAHTAQWLEEARQANLNSDPLVFLVGTKRDLMSEGAYNQIEAQARRVAQGLGAEYWAVSSKTGDNVEALFLRVAALTFNRAVLQEVQGGDGHKHAGTVKIGEKLDNMYEARKKSKCGACGK, encoded by the exons GACTGATGCAACTGAGTCGGTCTGCTGTATACACCATGTTGCAGACGCATGCAGAGAAAGACCGCAtcatctcctccctcccaccacccttCATCCGACTG gcGTCTCCTCACACAAGCGACGACTTTAACGAGGCTGTTAAAAATGCAGCAAACAGCAACCGTACACTACAGGCTGgactcaaaatatccaaaatgatTGTACTCGGAGACATGGCAACAGGAAAAACTTGCTTGGTAAATAG ATTGTGTCATCAGGTTTTTGATGCCAATTACAAAGCAACAATTGGAGTCGACTTTGAAGTTGAACGATTTGATGTTCTTGGTATTCCCTTTAATCTACAAAT TTGGGACACAGCTGGCCAGGAACGGTTTAAATGTATAGCAGCGTCGTATTATCGTGGTGCTAACA CTGTGATGGTTGTGTTTGATGTGACAAACATTGTTACTCTGGCTCACACAGCCCAGTGGTTGGAGGAAGCACGCCAAGCTAACCTCAACTCGGATCCTCTAGTTTTCCTCGTGGGAACTAAACGTGATTTGATG AGCGAAGGAGCATACAACCAGATTGAGGCTCAAGCACGACGTGTTGCACAAGGCCTTGGAGCCGAGTACTGGGCTGTGTCGTCCAAAACTGGAGATAACGTGGAAGCTCTCTTTTTGCGTGTGGCAGCACTCACCTTCAATCGTGCCGTGCTTCAGGAAGTCCAGGGAGGTGACGGCCACAAGCACGCAGGAACTGTCA AAATAGGTGAGAAATTGGACAACATGTATGAAGCACGGAAGAAGTCCAAGTGTGGTGCCTGTGGAAAATAA
- the Blos3 gene encoding uncharacterized protein Blos3: MSGMQGIIVCGEASESDEEEEFCAATARGQIVNPKVEGATEEGITVRQYLEKKQQRQQHYQQQLRRTHHSLLHQKLWEANASLEKNLSQCICGPLAEQSNLISRLIATIPAAQTATLSAHSSLSQASRNLSHTIFLLGELANNPLASLKAP; this comes from the exons ATGAGTGGAATGCAAGGGATCATTGTGTGTGGGGAAGCATCCGAGTCGGATGAAGAAGAGGAGTTTTGTGCAGCTACAGCCAGAGGTCAGATTG TTAATCCAAAAGTTGAAGGCGCCACAGAAGAAGGCATCACGGTGAGGCAATACCTTGAGAAGaaacagcagcggcagcagcattaTCAGCAACAGTTAAGAAGAACTCATCATTCATTACTCCATCAGAAATTAT GGGAAGCTAATGCATCACTGGAGAAGAATCTGTCACAGTGCATCTGCGGCCCGTTGGCAGAACAAAGTAATCTCATCTCTCGGCTCATAGCAACCATCCCAGCCGCCCAGACTGCCACTCTGTCTGCACATTCTTCACTCTCTCAGGCTTCTCGCAACCTCTCGCACACAATCTTCCTTCTTGGGGAACTAGCTAATAATCCTTTGGCTTCCTTGAAAGCACCATAG